In the genome of Danaus plexippus chromosome 18 unlocalized genomic scaffold, MEX_DaPlex mxdp_20, whole genome shotgun sequence, the window AGATTATTGCAAGTTTAGTATCAGCTGTCCATTGGACATTAAAAGTGAGGGCTTAATAGGCAATTATGTTTAGAATCAATCCATATATGCTACAATGATGCTAATGTACATGCTTTGCAAGGATATAACTGTTTTATTCCTGAAATTGCCGACCACATATAAAGCTATGTGCGGGTTCAATGAGCACAATTCTCTATAGCCTATagaatgtaatgtttttttatagaaatatagtttatttaaccTTTATAGCCTTTATGATTGAAAGGAAATGGTTAATTTAACTTACCGTTATATTTAGCGAGAACCCGAACCAAGAGATGTCGTCCTGAACCAATAGGACCGGTTAAAAGTATCATCGGAATGATGGGTGATGGTAGGGAGGAAGACATCTCGTCTGAAAACAACTAAGGGttaatgagtttttttaacaatgttaCTAATACAACATAATTAATGTACTTACCTATTTGTCCAGTCAAAAAAGGCTTTATAGTTTCCTGTATTTGGTTAAATCTGTCTTTCAGACCTGTTGGACAAATATGTGAAATCTGTTGCTGGTTTAAGTCTTTTACCTCAAAGTATTTATTCCTCGGCTTCACTGTATGTATGCCGTCTCCTAAAGTTAATTGAGTTACGCCCTTCACTATATAAAAGACTTGAAGGGTTTCACAATTTTCAGGAGTGGAAGATTCATTTGCTTCTAATTTCTTAcatttgaaatacaattttccACAGTTTTCCACCAAATCTATATACCTGAAGTTATATTTGGACATGTTTGTTGGCGTTAAGTTAATGCTTATCATATCGTTCAAACAGACTGCTTTTGGTGTTTCAAAGTGATTGCTTAGTAATTCCTTTAAGAAATCATTTTCCAAGTcatattcatttatacttAGACTAACTTCTGCGGAGGTGGCAATTTTAGGTGCGTTCTCAAATGCATTGATTGGATGAAATGTAACATCGATATCATCAGTATTTATACCAAAAGTAGATgctatgttaaataattcatcTTCATTTGTGTAAGCCGCATTTTCCTCTACTAAATTTGAGCCCACCAGCGGTACAATTCTTTCACTCTTCACTTCAGATATGTTATCTGTATACAATCTTTTGTGAATTTCAGATGTCACGAAgtttagattatatttaagacgATTTGAGTGACTGCTGTCTACATTTTCTTGTTGCTTCTTTTTACTTTCAGGTGATAATTTCATAGTAACCCATAATACACCATTGTcatgataaaaaaagttttctacacataattgtatataccgctcttttgatattataatacactTATGGGAAAAAactcgtaaatatttttctgtaacaatatcttttataagtgATAAAATCCTACCATTTGGTAGAGTTTTTAAGGAGTATGTGTCCATTTTGCTGTTGTGAATTTTTCCTTTTAGGTAATAATACCTATATTTAATagcgagaaatacaagaaatgTAAAAACGTTGAACTTTGGATACAAcacttttaaacaaaactttagCACCCATAATTTTACAAGTTCGTCtttcttcataatttaaagCCGTCTTACTTGtaccaattatataaataaaatgtggcggagattaaagtttattttgttattgttaataaatatatcttttgataaaattatcattattgaATTTTGACAATCACAATTTCATACATCAATGTCAAATGAACATAAGCTCATGCGTTTAAATGaacgtaatttattacaaagacaACAGTGgtatgttacaaaatatttttgatttctcTACCTAGGATTCAACTATAAATTAgttgaagtttaaataaatttgcaaaatCTTGTATTATAGATAGGCAAATCTTAATGTAGGTATTATATacgttatatttacataattttattgtgaaaataaacaattttattttatgttaaaaaaggGAAGTATATTATCAagaatattaacttttttaaggATGATCTTTACTTGCTTAATaagacaattataaaattttaatattgtatggaTACTAAAAAGTATTGGTATAAATCATGTCTCTTAACACATTTTTTGAACctcataaaagttaatttttagaatCTTTTTGAAGAATGTTTTACCAAAAGGTATATTCACTAGAATATACCTTTTACTACCTAGTACTAACAAGTTACACTTTTTAaggtgatattttaattgagttcgtaaacaaatattattttttttacaattacttTACTGTCCTTTACGATTACTTTTACCGCTCTATTCTTATACAACTTGAGAAAATGATGGTAAGAGgttcaaattatatgtattaatttagtttatttttagtaatgaaACTGAGTATTtgggaaaaaaaaacaaattaaacaaaaaatcttaagtACAGTACACTGTACAGTACTAAACTAAAGTCAACTTTAAATTATGCGACTTCATAGTGATTGAGTAAATAATACCCTCCCTGTAGCGATAGGTCGTTTTTTGTTCTTCACTACCtcctttgtatttatttcacttttggTGATGTATAATAAAGCATAATGAGCTATTATATTCTACCTTCTGcttgaaataaatcattatgaCAGGTTGTAAATAAGAGATAAGATTAAATGACACACGCCATAACAATTTGTTGACAATAAATCTACTAAACggacataatattttctttataaaataacaattggaaataatgattttaacgTGGtcatcttttaataatataaggatGCTCTTAATGGCTTGTATgcctgtaataatattttatttggtatgGCTAGTTAATACATCAGAAGCAATTAGGAGTGATGAAGGAACGctattagatttaatttgttGGCCGGATGGGAATGCGATTCCTGTGATTATTGCTTGTGGATCGATTATAGCCGTTGTGATTGAGGTTCagaataaattattggaatttttattatacaaatattaaagtgaattgaatataacaaacatttgtGGTTTTAGTTTTATGGCCtgtatcaattatttaaagctGGTCTACATAAAAGAGAGTATAATGTTACAAacggtttattttattacgtgtGGGCATTGATAacaataatcattatatttctagcaataatgttttattctgGACTTCAATCTACAATTATAAGAGGTAAatcgaataaaacaaatggtACCTAATGTAGAATCGATTAATTGCTTTTCttacttgttattatttactcaCTATAGACTTTAGAAAATTCATAACcagtatagaaaaaatatttttttattattcaattattatttattattgcgaTTTTTCTTGCAACATGTTTTACCTAGAACACAATAAACGGAGTATATATTATTCCCTATGTAAAGctatatttacacaaaatgaaataatttttgttgattgttaattatttcagCAAAAATAAAAGGAGGAATAACTAAAGCAATGCTTCGCTATGCAACTCATTTACCGTCTAAAGTTGCGATTGATAGATTACAAACACGTTTCCATTGCTGTGGTCGAGTTAACTACCAAGAATGGTTTTTTATTCCGTGGTATAACGCCGGACAAAATATGGACCCGATTATATCGTTAGTAGcagattatataattcatattgtcATCGTTGTACGGTTCTCATATGTAAATCGTAAACAGTTATTTATTCTTGGACTACTAACGGACTAAAACTACTGTGTTTTATAGTAGAATCTAAAATTGAACTAAGTTCGTGTATTTGCATGGACTACTAACTGACTAAAACTACTGCGTTTTATAGTACAATCTAAAATTGAACTTAGTTCGTGTGTTTGCATGGACTACTAACTGACTAAAACTACTGAGTTTATAGTAGAATCTAAAATTGAACTTAGTTCGTGTATTTGCACGCTTATTTTCGTACGTACTATCgtaaatgttcaatataaaagttatagcAAAATGGCGGTCGCCTTTAGGTAAAAAATAGATGTCGTAGTGGTGCTATTACGCAAGTATGTGTTTGAGGATTGAGAATAATAATGGTGGGTACAGTGAGATTAGGATAAGAGggagtataaatatttatggctTTCCATACTCATTTGTCTTGTATGACGCAGACCCAAACGcaagttgaaagttatttaacaaacCTATTCAATCTAACCAAACACCGCTTCGTGtaacaaaagtatttatatagtacGTACTACTAATTGTTAtgccataaatatatttttccagaGAGGGAGTtagaatattagaaaataatctctgtgttattatattgtattatttatgttattcagtgtgtaatatgtataacatatttGATACTTATTTCCAAGCTAcggtttgtttaaaaaaaatctaaattttatgCATATACAATTTTGTAATCCGAAACATCCGTATTCAAGAATAGATTATTCGATTACTGTTTAGTTGTAATAAAGCCTGTACCTTACCTTAGTGATAAAAGTAATTTGCTTTCCTTTCAAAGGTGAACAATATTAAGGACAAACTTTGCGTTTCTAAAACAGCCTTTGCCTCGTATACTGAGGAAAGTTTgtgatagtaaaaatatacactttattaattatgatgtGAGAAGAAAGTGCTTCTTCATTGTTCAGTCTTTCTTGCCAAACTTTAGGTATGGTTTTAGCTAATCGGGAAGATCTCTAAAGAGATAATTCATCTCATTATCCTCAGATTATTTACAAGTTTAAGTTTATCATTCATCTAACGGGTGGTAAACAACGCGTTGGATGTTAATATcagtataaaacattttcctgACAAAAATGGCATTGACAGACTGGCGTTATCCATTACTAATTAATACTATACTTTATAGGAAACGTCATATAAGTTTTATCCATGAAGTTAAGGAAAACTGAAATGTATATAGGTAATTAACATTCGTGAAAAAGATATTGTTTTCGTTACCGGGAGGACGCTGGACCAACCTTTCGGTGCCGCtgtcaaatttaaatgaaactaagttttttgacactgtttttgaatttcttttactaggtattttatatttacatgttcCGAAAAatcttgtttcatttaaacgtgTAAACTTAAAATCGTATGCAGGGCTAACATTAATCGTCattatacaagaaaatacAGAATTATTCATAAGGCttatctgtatatattaaagtaagcACTTAGgttgtttgtataaataacccattacacataaataaacagatGATAAACAATAACTGCTATGAAGCGTAGAATTTGTGCTTGTAAATAACTTAGTTTTTATCTGATAACCTCATCCCCGtagatttattgttatgtatctatgaatactttaaatattcccATTGTCAGTTCGGTTCAGAAGTTTGTATCTGATAACGTCCCGTACAGCTGTTGTTCAATGGATGTTATGTGGCCTTGTGTGCACCACGGTGTCACGAAGATAGGGAAAATTTACAAGTATGATCCAGGAGTGAGTATTTagtatttgtttgttataactGACTGCTCCTATGTAACTGTGATATCAGCTGGTAATAAGTGATTATAAGACAGTAGATGATTAACGACACGTCCTAATACGTCTATTTACGTTTGTCTCGAAGACATGGACATTTTAAATGGTAGAAAATAGACGCAGGCGGACCGTTTTCATTTGCTGTGAGCCTGAGAGAGGATGGCGGTTATAGCCTTATGTCGCTTGCGTAATCTTCCCATCAATGTATATCAGCTTTATGACGTTGGCTTCAACTTCATTCATTCACAAATAAGCTTCAATAAGAAtgtatgattattaaaaaatacgttgAAATTTTTGGTATCCTGAATGCGAGACGAGTGATAATTCGTATTATGGGCATTAGGTATAAGTCGAGTAATTATtgtaactattattaatattcttcaaTATTGCATGTAGTTAAATAGACAGTCGTATCTAGTTCCAAATTTTTTAAGCGCGACTGTCGTTACGTACTTTCCTTTCTTGTTATATCCATTATTTTAACCTCCAATGTTTATAAGTGATTCCATGTGATGTTTTTCTTACAATTGCCTTATTCACGTTTAGAAACAGCTAACAATTTGGAGAGATGGCTGCGAGGAGAAGTTGATTGAGGAAATGATGACAATATCGTGGAGATTCAACGCTGTCATGTTTCTGATCATTTTAGCcatggtaaataaaataatactgcttatatatttttttacttttattaacattaattggaaataataatgataatggaATAGATTTCGCAGATAGTAGCGGTGCGATATCTTCACACAGCGTACAAAAACGGCCTCCATGTTGGCAATCAAACGCCGTGTAGTGCATATTTGTTACGATCTGACACAGATACAAAAATTGAGGACGTTCCTAAACGGAAGCAATTAACGAAAAGAAAGTTCCGTCAAGCGCGAACCTTGCAGTGGGTCACTGCTGCGTCACGTAAAAAAAGGTCGATGACCTCATCGGTCTCAGATCTCAGCTCagatgaattattaaaaccaatatatgaataaatttatcattttatttacatacatcgtataatatgtttatttttttactttcatacgtttgatattatatttgcagTCTATGATAGAAAACAACGCAAACAATGATAAAAAACTTCCAAGCACCTATTTTggtatatttaagatatacagataataataataataataaatataaagaggtACAATTGaacttaaacattaaaaatgccATACAGCCAGaaagaaaattgaatttttatatatattatttctcgttaaggaatttatgtattttatcagGTTCAGCCAATTCCTTGAGGCGATGAAGATTGTCCCACCATAGTTTAAGTCGATGTCGGCGGACCATGTTCAACCATGGCGTGATCGGACCTTCCAACGTTGGCAGGAAGCTATAAAATGAAGTAACGTTCtaactaaaactatttaatttatattctaaagacattaacatgataaaaatcaatgaaaacaAGGAATAGTAATGGTTAGCAGCATGGACTAAgatcttcgtctgtccaaaaAGACGAATCGAGATTTTTtagctattgcatagcttctatctCGGGCCTTGAGCACGGAGACCGAATCCAGAAATTCCGTAACGAAAATTCCTAACACCTATCGTCGAACGTCGTTTAAGTTCGGCAAACTTCGGCAcggtgcgtgtgtgcgtgcgactacacgTATGAAGGTTACTGCTCAcaactgattctatctctttcacacacaacgctaggtgttagaccttatcgagtggcaatttttcattttacttcgacagtttactttttatgattttgtatTCTTGTtggtttattttagatttgtttttgaacaatattaacttcttattttttaataaaaggaaaaaaataatttattggtcACCACGCTCAAAGTGTAACTCGAGtcatatcaaagaaaaaaaaaattgcataaataaaataaatatataattataattgcataagttgataaaaaatgctatgcaatagctttaccgcggcagtcttCGATTTcctcttgtttttttttttttactaaatctgtcaatgtcattttgaaattttatggtCCGATTAGTAAgagaaataataactttattaattattatttataaagacttTATAGTTTAATTCAATGTGAACCTTGAAATGATAGGAATAAAAAGATCACTTCCAGTATACATTTGATcgtcaattaaattttcattagaaACTTCTTTGATCCGAACAGATAGACTAAAGTCAAGTGTATAggaatatctaaaaatataactgaacataatatttagtatacgAATAAGtactagattttttaaaagtgttttagaaaaaaaacatatattttgtaatataacttACGCGTTGAATTCGTTTTTGGGCACGTAACAGTACTCAGATATCTCGTTGGGATTTGGCTTAACTTTCACATCAGCTTGCAGGAACAGTATGTAATCAATCTCGTGTTCACCCCAGACGCCGTCGCCAGGGTCGTGGTAATGAACACGTGTCAGTAACGTGAACAGCTCAGGATCCAActggatatttaataaaatactaaaactatAAGCGAGCTCTAACATCATATGTTTCAGTAGAAATAAATCCTGTATAAGTGCTAGTTTGAATTAGATTTGGAAGTTTGTGAACTGAGAGACGAAATTAAATCTTTGGTTGGAAAATTATTGTGCATAAATAGATGTAATTGGTGGATAAGACTTTATCTGCGAGCAAGATTAAAATGCTTAGTCAAAAATCTTTAAGTATCTACAAAGTTTTAGCTTCCTCGGCTTATTTGTatcataaatatcaaaaatatcatGATTCTATCGAGAATCTCTGGGATTTGACTTCGTTATGTAAATGTGTTCATGTTAGATGTTGCAAAAGTATGGAATTATtcttaatcttaaaaattcttatttatatgaaaaaaaatattctggtCAATAGAATTGCTCTTCTAGAAGCTTCTCAGCGGATTGTATAAACCATTATATACCGTCACaagtcttataataaaattctgctATACTTTTTAATGACTAGAACACCATCCCATAGGCATCAATGTCCACAGATTAAAtatagacatacattttttatacaatgatATTTCACAGAGAAATATTTGTCTTACATAAAGTATATGAAAAAAGCAATTATAAAgtcaaatattaagttttcaaATTCACCTGTTCCATTGGTATGCCGAGTTCAAAATTTACTCTACGTCTGGCCGCTGTTATTATGTCTTCAGGTTTGCCATCAATGTAGAGGGGATGACTACAGCAGGCATTTGTATAATAGTCCGGATATGTCacctttaaaaacattattttcatagttttgTATCGGTGACATTGAAAAaagagatatattaataaaatatatgcatacTTTTTGGCTTGATCTCCTTTGTAAAAACATGTCTCCTCTTTTGTTGAATAGAAACAGGCTGAAAGCTCTGTGTAATAAGATACTGCCGTCTGGCCCAACCTTGTGACAGTCCTTTTTGGGAGCTGTtcctataatattatctttttcatCAACTAGCAGACATATATCCTTATCTAGAGCTTCGgcctaaaaataattaatgtcatcattaatatatttcttttattaactgTTTGTTAATTgtgctattaataaaaaatagatcaGACCTGTACAGGTTCAACGCCATCTAACATATCAGGTTCAGGTTTAGCTGGTTCAGACACCAGGAACCTTTTTTCGAACCTCGAAGAGTTCCACAGGGAACGTGTAAAACGTCTTAGCAGCATCTTCAACAAAGAACAGACATAGaatgatgaaaattttaaacactatCACCAGTTATAGCTACAGCAGTGAATATTGATGAGATTAATggataataaatacatcttatttattataatgaaatttatataattttcatattataccAATGATATTATGGGAAATAAGTAGAAagtttactattttttaatgttattatcgtaaattttctactttatggtgacataaaataactattaattacgAAGTTGCTTCGAAAAGGgttgtttagaaaaaaacttCTACTTAGACCACTTATTTTGTATCTTAAAAAGTAGCACcataattgaaatttcattaGCATAGTTTAATTATAGAACACAATAAATATGCTATTCGGTGCTCGTAGAAATGGCAAACAGTTTTTTCTGATTTATCTACATTTGTGATCTACAtagatagtattttattttatattgaactgATGACTCACCTTTCagatttagatatatttataacaatttaacattgaaattagTAATTGGAGCTTTtcgctttataataaatatgccAAAATGAGAACTGGTTTGTTTTGCTGACGACAGAACTGTCTAGTGTCTAACTGTCTACTCGTTACTGCGACggtaatagattaaaaatggACGTTAAGCATAATTCCTCTACGTCTCTTTAGACGTCAAAACGTCATAAGTTCAAAAACATACTGctgtttatttgattattgtcCAAGAacgtagtattttatttactataccaatgtattttttaaagttaaagcGGTTTGTAAGGGTGTcaaattgattacaaaaaatatcgcTATTAGGACatcaaatatcaatatttacgtAAACAGTATATCggtgttttaaaaaatcgatGTATTGCGTTCCTAGCGATCTGTCACTTACTCTTGTGACTTGTGAGCCTTTTCcattagttaatataattgaatatatatttcagcttTTCTCATTATGATcgattgtttaaaaaacatttataataatgaaatctaagactttggcgagtattcatttaaataaaactaatattttcggattactactcgttgttttataatttt includes:
- the LOC116773113 gene encoding isopentenyl-diphosphate Delta-isomerase 1, encoding MLLRRFTRSLWNSSRFEKRFLVSEPAKPEPDMLDGVEPVQAEALDKDICLLVDEKDNIIGTAPKKDCHKVGPDGSILLHRAFSLFLFNKRGDMFLQRRSSQKVTYPDYYTNACCSHPLYIDGKPEDIITAARRRVNFELGIPMEQLDPELFTLLTRVHYHDPGDGVWGEHEIDYILFLQADVKVKPNPNEISEYCYVPKNEFNAFLPTLEGPITPWLNMVRRHRLKLWWDNLHRLKELAEPDKIHKFLNEK
- the LOC116773112 gene encoding photoreceptor outer segment membrane glycoprotein 2-like isoform X1; protein product: MILTWSSFNNIRMLLMACMPVIIFYLVWLVNTSEAIRSDEGTLLDLICWPDGNAIPVIIACGSIIAVVIEFYGLYQLFKAGLHKREYNVTNGLFYYVWALITIIIIFLAIMFYSGLQSTIIRAKIKGGITKAMLRYATHLPSKVAIDRLQTRFHCCGRVNYQEWFFIPWYNAGQNMDPIISSVQKFVSDNVPYSCCSMDVMWPCVHHGVTKIGKIYKYDPGKQLTIWRDGCEEKLIEEMMTISWRFNAVMFLIILAMISQIVAVRYLHTAYKNGLHVGNQTPCSAYLLRSDTDTKIEDVPKRKQLTKRKFRQARTLQWVTAASRKKRSMTSSVSDLSSDELLKPIYE
- the LOC116773112 gene encoding photoreceptor outer segment membrane glycoprotein 2-like isoform X2, which produces MILTWSSFNNIRMLLMACMPVIIFYLVWLVNTSEAIRSDEGTLLDLICWPDGNAIPVIIACGSIIAVVIEFYGLYQLFKAGLHKREYNVTNGLFYYVWALITIIIIFLAIMFYSGLQSTIIRAKIKGGITKAMLRYATHLPSKVAIDRLQTRFHCCGRVNYQEWFFIPWYNAGQNMDPIISSVQKFVSDNVPYSCCSMDVMWPCVHHGVTKIGKIYKYDPGKQLTIWRDGCEEKLIEEMMTISWRFNAVMFLIILAMIVAVRYLHTAYKNGLHVGNQTPCSAYLLRSDTDTKIEDVPKRKQLTKRKFRQARTLQWVTAASRKKRSMTSSVSDLSSDELLKPIYE